The following are from one region of the Ischnura elegans chromosome X, ioIscEleg1.1, whole genome shotgun sequence genome:
- the LOC124170642 gene encoding PCNA-associated factor-like, whose translation MSGSETRKSVSLKLIIHLIYDMVRTKADCSGIKVSGAKAPRKIVNLKPTDQGNGSGASSGQYSGGNPYKPQPTPEWQKEITRFFRKDESGPSSDTVPTVEGTHGEKSEPAVSSEEGCST comes from the exons ATGTCAGGCAGTGAGACACGGAAATCCGTCTCCCTAAAattaattatacatctaatttaCGACATGGTTAGGACGAAAGCAGATTGTTCAGGAATTAAAG TGTCTGGGGCGAAAGCTCCACGGAAGATTGTGAATTTGAAGCCAACCGACCAAGGCAATGGTAGCGGGGCCAGCTCAG GACAGTACTCCGGGGGAAACCCCTATAAACCTCAGCCGACACCGGAATGGCAGAAGGAAATAACGAGATTTTTTCGCAAAGACGAGTCTGGTCCATCGAGTGACACTGTACCCACGGTGGAAGGAACGCATGGAGAGAAAAGTGAACCTGCTGTTTCTTCGGAAGAAGGATGTAGCACATGA